A single window of Sphingobacteriales bacterium DNA harbors:
- a CDS encoding T9SS type A sorting domain-containing protein, with translation MLKIFTLAAFLGIPLCTIWAQNKIQRCATYESVQEWSSQRKEYQNMYKQKSLSENDEMLTATTDIVIPIVVHVLHNQADGSTKGNNITEAQIISQIQSLNADYTATNFEINQVPDIFKPAFANEGTGIQFCLAKQDIQGNEFNGIHRVYTTKSDFSHTLNDCKNVSEGGADIWNPCHYLNIWVVPSLDNGQTLGYAQFPGVGDDNTDGVVIVHSVFGNESGTAQGGNYTKGRTLTHEVAHFFGLKHIWGDDNGACSGTDDISDTPNQGGATLSCPDELPSSCGSYNMTMNFLDYTYDECLYMFTKGQVSRMQQVLNTHSKRQCLLNAAVTTLCDNEAITPTENCQADYGILSAPAERKICFGGNNEAVQTFNYQNNGYSNLYLLAEQTGNKKIVALNETEGIFSFEGLPAGKYEIWVVNIRNNQKNTFINNIEIGTTTYNALKNIATSQNLCFEIVSTNAPVFEHLEPLTATVYWECLYNPNGQLSGLAQYHLNVQGGSGTTYTITGNNEGDILAMQQSYNSVVTDNYGCTTAIESVLESCEAPTALVSAEAADFSLQYDAIQALIWIAAAQKFNYTLLDSYGRVLAQSDSPHSDFQVSLHPFVKGMYFLYVQNKQGSTVKKIVKW, from the coding sequence ATGTTGAAAATTTTTACTTTAGCTGCTTTTTTGGGGATACCTTTGTGTACAATATGGGCGCAAAACAAAATACAGCGTTGTGCCACTTACGAAAGCGTTCAGGAGTGGAGCAGCCAGCGTAAGGAGTATCAGAATATGTACAAACAAAAATCACTTTCGGAAAATGATGAGATGCTGACCGCCACCACCGATATTGTTATACCGATAGTGGTACATGTATTGCATAATCAAGCCGATGGCAGTACCAAGGGAAACAACATTACAGAAGCGCAAATCATTTCTCAAATTCAGAGCCTCAACGCAGACTATACCGCCACTAATTTTGAAATTAATCAGGTGCCCGACATTTTCAAACCTGCCTTTGCCAATGAAGGCACAGGCATACAATTTTGTTTGGCAAAACAAGATATACAAGGCAATGAATTTAATGGTATTCATCGTGTTTATACCACCAAAAGCGATTTTTCTCATACCCTGAACGACTGTAAAAATGTTTCGGAAGGTGGTGCTGATATTTGGAATCCGTGCCACTACCTGAATATTTGGGTAGTTCCCTCTTTGGATAACGGACAGACGTTGGGCTATGCACAATTTCCGGGGGTGGGCGACGACAACACTGATGGGGTGGTGATTGTACATAGTGTTTTTGGCAACGAAAGCGGCACGGCGCAAGGAGGCAACTACACCAAAGGGCGCACGCTCACGCACGAAGTGGCTCATTTTTTTGGATTAAAACACATTTGGGGCGATGATAACGGAGCCTGCAGCGGCACAGATGACATTAGCGACACCCCCAATCAGGGAGGCGCAACACTTTCCTGCCCCGATGAATTGCCCAGTTCCTGCGGCAGTTATAATATGACGATGAATTTTTTGGACTATACCTACGACGAATGTTTGTATATGTTTACCAAAGGACAAGTGTCCCGTATGCAGCAGGTACTCAACACGCACTCTAAACGACAATGTTTGCTCAACGCCGCCGTTACTACGCTTTGCGACAACGAAGCCATTACCCCTACCGAAAATTGTCAGGCAGATTATGGTATATTATCCGCGCCGGCGGAGCGCAAAATCTGTTTTGGCGGCAATAATGAGGCAGTGCAAACGTTTAATTATCAAAACAACGGATACAGCAATTTGTATTTGCTTGCCGAACAAACGGGTAATAAAAAAATAGTGGCTTTGAATGAAACCGAAGGTATTTTTAGTTTTGAAGGTTTGCCCGCAGGTAAGTATGAAATATGGGTGGTCAATATCCGAAATAACCAGAAAAATACATTTATCAATAATATTGAAATAGGTACTACCACTTACAATGCCCTGAAAAATATTGCAACTTCACAAAATTTATGCTTTGAAATAGTAAGCACTAATGCCCCAGTTTTTGAACATTTAGAGCCGCTCACCGCCACCGTCTATTGGGAATGTTTGTATAATCCCAACGGACAACTCAGCGGTTTGGCTCAATATCATTTAAACGTACAGGGCGGCAGTGGCACTACATATACTATCACAGGCAACAATGAAGGCGATATATTGGCGATGCAGCAAAGCTACAATTCTGTTGTTACGGACAACTACGGCTGCACCACTGCCATTGAAAGTGTTTTGGAATCCTGCGAAGCACCCACAGCCTTGGTATCGGCAGAGGCTGCGGATTTTTCTTTGCAATACGATGCCATCCAAGCCCTGATTTGGATAGCAGCAGCACAAAAATTCAACTATACCTTATTGGACAGCTACGGCAGAGTATTGGCTCAAAGCGACAGCCCACATTCTGATTTTCAAGTATCTTTACACCCTTTTGTGAAGGGAATGTATTTTTTGTATGTACAAAACAAACAAGGCAGCACGGTGAAAAAAATAGTAAAATGGTAA
- the pckA gene encoding phosphoenolpyruvate carboxykinase (ATP): MRITGHKNHSADLSALGIRNATEYWNLTPAELTEFTLCKGQGNLNNTGALAIDTGEFTGRSPNDRFIVKDAITEHHVDWGGKFNIPFSSENFDKLYDKVCAYLGEKEVFVRDAFACAHPKYKMGVRVVTEYPWQNIFAYNMFIRPTQDDIQRFQPEWHVISAPGFRANPAEDGTRQHNFAVINFTRKTIIIGGTGYTGEIKKGIFSVLNFVLPVFKGVLPMHCSANVGKAEDTAIFFGLSGTGKTTLSADEKRRLIGDDEHGWADDNVFNFEGGCYAKCINLDPNKEPQIFDAIKFGALLENINFKSGTRTVDYDNVDKTENTRVSYPIYHVDNIVSSQVGGKPRNIFFLTCDAFGVLPPISRLTPQQTMYHFMSGYTAKVAGTEVGITEPQTTFSACFGAPFLPLHPSKYAEMLGAKIKNSNVNVWLVNTGWTAGSYGVGYRIKLRDTRAIIQAALEGKLDNVPYIDDPIFGLQVPMQCPNVDSNMLNPENTWADKDAYRATALALAEKFVSNFRKFEAETSDAILSAAPRTVLV; the protein is encoded by the coding sequence ATGCGTATCACAGGACATAAAAATCACAGTGCCGACCTGAGCGCACTGGGCATTCGCAATGCCACGGAATATTGGAATTTAACGCCTGCCGAACTCACGGAATTTACCCTTTGCAAAGGTCAGGGAAATTTGAACAATACAGGTGCTTTGGCAATTGATACCGGCGAATTTACAGGTCGCTCTCCTAACGACCGCTTTATTGTAAAAGATGCTATCACCGAGCATCATGTGGATTGGGGAGGAAAATTCAATATTCCTTTCAGTTCCGAAAACTTTGACAAGCTCTACGATAAAGTATGCGCTTATTTGGGCGAAAAAGAAGTGTTTGTACGCGATGCTTTCGCCTGCGCTCACCCCAAATACAAAATGGGCGTGCGCGTTGTTACGGAATATCCGTGGCAAAATATCTTTGCCTACAACATGTTCATTCGCCCTACGCAAGATGATATACAGCGTTTTCAGCCGGAGTGGCATGTAATTTCGGCTCCCGGCTTCCGCGCCAACCCCGCCGAAGACGGTACGCGCCAACACAATTTTGCCGTTATTAATTTTACGCGCAAAACCATCATCATCGGCGGCACAGGCTATACCGGTGAAATCAAAAAAGGTATCTTCAGTGTGTTGAATTTTGTGCTGCCCGTATTTAAAGGCGTATTGCCGATGCACTGCTCCGCCAATGTGGGCAAAGCCGAAGACACCGCTATTTTCTTCGGATTGTCGGGTACAGGAAAAACCACCCTTTCCGCCGACGAAAAACGCCGCCTCATCGGTGACGACGAACACGGCTGGGCTGATGATAATGTATTCAACTTTGAAGGTGGTTGCTATGCCAAATGTATCAACTTAGACCCCAACAAAGAGCCGCAGATTTTTGATGCCATTAAATTTGGTGCTTTGTTGGAAAATATCAACTTCAAATCCGGGACTCGCACGGTGGATTATGATAATGTGGACAAAACGGAAAATACCCGCGTGAGCTATCCTATTTATCATGTGGACAATATCGTATCCTCGCAAGTGGGTGGCAAGCCGCGTAATATTTTCTTCCTCACCTGCGATGCTTTCGGCGTGCTGCCTCCGATTTCGCGCCTCACTCCCCAACAAACCATGTATCACTTTATGTCGGGCTATACCGCCAAAGTAGCAGGTACAGAAGTGGGCATCACCGAGCCGCAAACTACTTTTTCGGCTTGCTTCGGCGCACCGTTTTTGCCTTTGCACCCTTCTAAATACGCCGAAATGTTGGGCGCAAAAATTAAAAACTCCAACGTAAATGTGTGGTTGGTGAATACCGGCTGGACAGCAGGCTCTTATGGTGTGGGCTATCGCATCAAATTGCGCGATACCCGCGCTATCATTCAGGCAGCATTGGAAGGAAAATTAGACAATGTACCCTACATTGATGACCCCATCTTTGGTTTGCAAGTACCTATGCAATGCCCCAATGTAGATTCCAACATGCTCAACCCCGAAAATACTTGGGCAGATAAAGATGCCTATCGCGCAACGGCTTTGGCTTTAGCCGAAAAATTTGTGAGCAATTTCAGAAAATTTGAAGCCGAAACCTCCGATGCTATTTTGTCGGCTGCACCGCGTACCGTGCTGGTATAA
- a CDS encoding SIMPL domain-containing protein, producing the protein MKNTKLLFFLLFILTCSTQLQAQQNFDNRKFIEVTGSAEMTIQPDEIELKITLVEYEKNGKRTVELKEIEKEFYEILKNNGINTNSLTLNNSDSWWHWWHWWSYRSSYQTRKNVSLKLNKETNFLNLVKDLDKPWVQNISIASTSNSDIQKYRKEVKIDAIKAAKEKATYLLESVGEQIGSVISIEEMPDHSSYWYGEPNAYSNVYRSTTNDDKDAIENVASIKLRYEIKAKFEIK; encoded by the coding sequence ATGAAAAACACAAAACTGTTATTTTTTCTTCTGTTTATCCTGACTTGTAGCACTCAATTACAAGCACAGCAAAATTTTGATAACAGAAAATTTATTGAAGTGACCGGTAGTGCCGAAATGACCATTCAACCGGACGAAATTGAGTTAAAAATTACATTGGTAGAGTACGAAAAAAACGGAAAAAGAACAGTGGAGTTAAAGGAAATAGAAAAGGAATTTTATGAAATTTTAAAAAATAATGGTATTAATACGAATAGTCTGACACTAAATAATTCTGATTCGTGGTGGCATTGGTGGCATTGGTGGAGTTACAGAAGTAGCTACCAAACAAGAAAGAATGTTAGTTTGAAACTAAATAAAGAAACTAATTTCTTAAACTTAGTAAAAGATTTGGATAAACCGTGGGTACAGAATATTAGTATCGCAAGCACAAGTAATAGTGATATTCAGAAATACAGAAAAGAAGTAAAAATAGATGCTATTAAAGCAGCTAAAGAAAAGGCAACCTATTTATTAGAAAGTGTTGGAGAACAAATAGGAAGTGTTATCTCCATTGAAGAGATGCCAGACCACAGTAGTTATTGGTATGGAGAACCTAATGCGTATTCAAACGTTTATCGTAGTACCACAAATGACGATAAAGATGCTATTGAAAATGTAGCAAGCATCAAATTGCGATACGAAATTAAAGCCAAGTTTGAAATTAAGTAG